A single region of the Candidatus Marsarchaeota archaeon genome encodes:
- a CDS encoding ribosomal protein S19 family protein — protein sequence MAERIAYRGRIPAEAAKLSAEAYLSTVKSRQRRWLKRNSLQLRKLNEKVARVIASGNRKPIKTQTREALILPSWVGIQFDIYNGKEYQRLTIEPNMLGHRLGEFVYSTRRVQHSAPGIKATRGSKFLSQK from the coding sequence ATGGCAGAAAGAATAGCATATAGAGGCAGAATTCCAGCAGAGGCAGCGAAGCTTAGCGCCGAAGCCTACTTAAGTACTGTGAAATCAAGGCAGAGGCGCTGGCTGAAAAGAAATTCGCTGCAGCTGCGGAAGCTCAACGAAAAAGTCGCCAGGGTCATTGCGTCGGGCAACCGCAAGCCCATAAAGACGCAGACTAGGGAAGCGCTAATACTGCCCTCATGGGTCGGAATCCAATTTGATATTTATAACGGTAAGGAATACCAGCGCCTTACAATAGAGCCAAACATGCTTGGGCACAGGCTTGGCGAGTTTGTATACTCTACAAGGCGCGTGCAGCATTCTGCGCCAGGAATAAAGGCAACTCGTGGCAGCAAGTTCTTATCGCAGAAGTGA
- a CDS encoding 50S ribosomal protein L2 → MGKKLRQQRRGKGSNLYRKLPNTFDISVSYDISPEKSTTAEVVDIFNHPGHTAPLMCLMYENFDRSFAIAPEGIKIGDKIYAGPDAKPTLGSILELKDIPEGIPIYNLEATAGDGGKLVRSAGTFAIITSKSSTGATVQLPSKSTTTLNLRCRAQLGMTAGGGITDQPIVKAGKSHYMYHVLNTTWPRNRGVKMNPVDHPFGGKQHHKGKSSMTSRNAPPGRKVGHIAARRVGRKKK, encoded by the coding sequence ATGGGTAAAAAATTAAGGCAGCAAAGGCGAGGCAAGGGCTCAAATCTTTACAGGAAACTGCCCAATACTTTCGACATAAGCGTAAGCTATGACATAAGCCCGGAAAAGTCTACAACCGCAGAAGTGGTAGACATTTTCAATCATCCCGGCCACACTGCGCCGCTCATGTGCTTAATGTATGAAAATTTTGACCGCAGCTTCGCAATAGCTCCTGAAGGCATAAAGATAGGGGACAAGATTTATGCTGGCCCTGACGCAAAGCCAACGCTTGGCAGCATACTAGAGCTCAAGGACATACCTGAAGGCATACCAATATACAATTTGGAGGCTACTGCGGGAGATGGGGGCAAGCTTGTCCGCTCGGCAGGCACATTCGCAATAATAACATCAAAATCAAGCACAGGGGCAACCGTGCAACTTCCATCAAAAAGCACAACGACGCTAAATCTCAGGTGCAGGGCCCAATTAGGCATGACTGCTGGCGGAGGAATTACAGACCAGCCGATAGTAAAAGCGGGAAAGAGCCACTATATGTACCATGTGCTTAATACCACATGGCCAAGGAATCGTGGAGTCAAAATGAATCCGGTGGACCACCCATTTGGAGGCAAACAGCATCATAAAGGCAAAAGCAGCATGACTTCCAGAAATGCACCGCCAGGAAGGAAGGTAGGCCATATAGCAGCCAGGCGCGTAGGAAGAAAGAAAAAATAA
- the rplD gene encoding 50S ribosomal protein L4: protein MPELEVIDVDGKRIGTVQLPHAFEAEPKPWLISRAALAERTTKLQPQGHYVLAGMQTTAAYFGAMSSYRTGRHVGRAIRPREKLGGGALGRVRRIPSAVSGKRAHPHMVEKKLVEYVNNKEYSNALKSAVAASYSKSKDKHTVVVEGISKLSKTKDFVKFLKAIEVYKEIENMKQKRSSPTGARKYRKLVLVVTSDKEGNFKPAGNIKGVVTSTLSKLTVSALAPGGTTIRNVIWSKNAIEGLDSAIDNAALIKSKKA, encoded by the coding sequence TTGCCGGAACTTGAAGTTATTGACGTTGACGGGAAACGCATAGGCACAGTGCAATTGCCGCACGCGTTCGAAGCCGAGCCGAAGCCATGGCTTATTTCAAGGGCAGCCCTGGCTGAAAGGACTACGAAGCTCCAGCCGCAGGGGCATTACGTTCTTGCAGGAATGCAGACAACAGCAGCGTACTTCGGGGCAATGTCCTCTTACAGAACAGGGAGGCACGTCGGCAGGGCCATAAGGCCAAGGGAAAAGCTAGGCGGCGGCGCCCTAGGGAGGGTAAGGCGAATACCTTCTGCAGTAAGCGGCAAGCGCGCACACCCGCACATGGTCGAAAAGAAGCTGGTCGAATATGTAAATAACAAAGAGTACTCGAACGCCTTAAAAAGCGCAGTCGCAGCATCATATTCAAAATCCAAGGACAAGCACACAGTGGTCGTTGAGGGAATCTCTAAGTTGTCCAAGACCAAGGATTTCGTAAAATTCCTTAAGGCAATAGAAGTCTATAAAGAAATAGAAAACATGAAGCAAAAAAGGTCAAGTCCAACAGGCGCACGCAAGTACAGAAAACTTGTGCTCGTAGTGACGTCAGACAAAGAAGGCAATTTCAAGCCAGCAGGAAATATCAAAGGGGTAGTAACAAGCACGCTATCAAAGCTGACAGTCTCGGCGCTGGCACCCGGTGGCACTACGATAAGGAATGTCATCTGGAGCAAAAACGCCATCGAAGGGCTTGATTCCGCAATAGATAATGCAGCGCTTATAAAATCCAAAAAGGCATGA
- the rplC gene encoding 50S ribosomal protein L3 yields the protein MAGSLEFWPRRRAQRRLPRIRGVGHQDSVAPSNLVAYKAGMLSVSIMDDSESPTKGQEVIKACTVLELPHMEVYGIRIYKTDKNTGYRKASVDILSKQLLQHIGSKKAKIDESKLPEIAKQDGITAVSLLVVSSPKQTGASVNHKERFEAQITGGNIEERLKFASEKLGKEITAQEFFQNGEFVDAVSVSKGKGWQGPIKRFGIKRLNHKATGKIRHVGTLGAFTPGKTFYTVPMPGQMGFNYRTEHNKRILKLGKKESNEEINPPSGFKNYGLVRSDYIILEGSVPGPAKRIVRLKKSVENRNSRGIKEPKLSIIR from the coding sequence ATGGCAGGTTCATTAGAGTTTTGGCCTAGAAGGCGGGCACAGCGCAGGCTGCCCCGCATAAGGGGCGTAGGGCATCAGGATTCGGTAGCCCCATCCAACCTTGTAGCCTACAAGGCAGGCATGCTGTCTGTTTCTATAATGGACGATAGCGAATCTCCTACAAAAGGGCAAGAGGTCATAAAGGCATGCACTGTGCTGGAACTTCCACATATGGAAGTTTACGGGATAAGAATTTACAAAACAGACAAGAACACAGGATATAGGAAAGCATCAGTCGATATACTCAGCAAGCAATTGCTGCAGCACATAGGCTCAAAGAAAGCAAAAATTGATGAATCCAAGCTGCCTGAAATTGCAAAGCAAGACGGAATAACAGCAGTATCGTTGCTTGTGGTGTCAAGCCCAAAGCAGACCGGTGCGAGCGTAAACCACAAAGAGCGATTCGAAGCGCAAATTACTGGCGGCAACATCGAAGAAAGGCTAAAATTTGCTTCAGAAAAGCTGGGAAAGGAGATAACTGCACAGGAATTTTTCCAGAACGGCGAATTCGTAGATGCAGTTTCCGTGTCCAAGGGCAAGGGCTGGCAGGGCCCGATAAAGCGCTTCGGTATAAAAAGACTCAATCACAAAGCTACAGGCAAAATAAGGCACGTCGGCACGCTTGGCGCATTCACTCCAGGTAAAACATTCTATACAGTACCAATGCCAGGCCAGATGGGCTTCAATTACAGGACGGAGCACAACAAAAGGATACTTAAACTGGGCAAAAAGGAATCCAATGAAGAAATAAACCCACCCTCGGGCTTTAAGAATTATGGACTCGTAAGAAGTGACTATATCATATTGGAAGGGTCAGTGCCCGGCCCAGCAAAAAGGATCGTAAGACTGAAGAAGTCAGTCGAAAACAGAAACAGCCGTGGCATAAAAGAGCCGAAACTTAGCATAATAAGGTGA
- a CDS encoding 50S ribosomal protein L23, producing MSNLKYPLATEKAVNMISKNNTLVYIVDSRSTKKEIKDEFERVFKVKVSSVHTVRMPYNDKKAFITLSKDSKASDIAMKLKLV from the coding sequence ATGTCAAATTTAAAATATCCACTTGCTACTGAAAAAGCAGTGAACATGATATCGAAGAACAATACACTTGTGTATATAGTGGACAGCAGATCTACAAAAAAAGAGATAAAAGATGAATTTGAAAGGGTGTTCAAAGTCAAGGTCAGCAGCGTGCATACTGTAAGGATGCCGTACAACGACAAAAAGGCATTTATAACCCTTTCAAAGGATAGCAAGGCCAGCGATATTGCAATGAAACTAAAGTTGGTGTAG